From Quercus lobata isolate SW786 unplaced genomic scaffold, ValleyOak3.0 Primary Assembly Scq3eQI_1865, whole genome shotgun sequence, a single genomic window includes:
- the LOC115973088 gene encoding transcription factor bHLH131-like, whose amino-acid sequence MDKATVLAETVWQVRELRKTVPDLEGVCGGSSKDCVFPGGADKLSLENGDGDNDQGLVKVTFSCEDRPGLISAVARTLRSMKGRVVKFEMVTLGGRTKSVLWVQGLSGGNEGIGMLRRALKVVIDRLNLPGISKRSRLA is encoded by the coding sequence ATGGACAAGGCGACCGTGCTTGCAGAGACGGTCTGGCAAGTAAGGGAGTTGAGGAAGACTGTTCCGGATTTGGAAGGTGTTTGTGGTGGTAGCAGTAAGGATTGTGTGTTCCCTGGAGGGGCTGACAAGTTGAGTTTGGAAAACGGTGACGGTGACAATGACCAGGGGCTGGTCAAGGTCACATTTAGCTGTGAGGATAGGCCAGGGTTGATATCAGCCGTGGCAAGGACACTGAGGTCTATGAAAGGGAGGGTGGTAAAGTTTGAGATGGTAACACTAGGTGGAAGGACTAAAAGTGTGTTGTGGGTTCAAGGGCTGAGTGGGGGCAATGAAGGGATTGGAATGCTAAGAAGAGCTTTGAAGGTGGTCATTGACAGGCTCAACTTGCCAGGGATTAGCAAGAGGTCACGGCTCGCTTGA
- the LOC115973085 gene encoding uncharacterized protein LOC115973085, which translates to MASTRFYCGQASEPPKQQSLKERFTCYCKKLDDDVSHRLIKYLDKLEGGSLAVMLKAERLILQSKAAIIDAAKHELSSGFRPIGLVLGGVVGIDAYLSSRRLETKVADLHVLVERLSNSVINEHSSLGEEIAKLTVEVSKLSTLISKEPPNPEVERKMDAVLAATEKLVSEYVKKSEQKKKYGGLQKTMRGFVTWLFDVDD; encoded by the exons ATGGCATCAACCCGATTCTACTGTGGTCAAGCTTCAGAACCTCCAAAGCAGCAGTCACTCAAAGAAAG GTTTACTTGTTATTGTAAGAAATTAGACGATGATGTATCTCATCGTCTAATTAAATATTTGGACAAACTCGAAGGTGGAAGCCTTGCAGTGATGCTGAAGGCTGAAAGGCTTATTTTGCAAAGCAAGGCTGCCATTATTGATGCTGCGAAACACGAGTTATCCAGCGGATTCAGGCCAATCGGGCTTGTTTTGGGAGGTGTGGTCGGGATTGATGCTTACCTGAGTAGTCGACGATTGGAAACAAAGGTGGCTGATCTGCATGTGCTTGTGGAACGGTTGTCGAACAGTGTGATTAATGAGCACTCTTCTCTTGGAGAAGAAATAGCAAAGCTTACCGTGGAAGTTTCGAAGCTTTCTACGCTCATCTCCAAGGAGCCACCTAATCCAGAAGTGGAGAGGAAAATGGATGCAGTTTTGGCAGCGACTGAGAAACTAGTTTCCGAGTATGTGAAGAAAAGTgaacagaagaagaaatatgGTGGCTTGCAGAAGACCATGCGTGGTTTTGTCACCTGGTTATTTGATGTTGATGACTAG